The Camelus dromedarius isolate mCamDro1 chromosome 25, mCamDro1.pat, whole genome shotgun sequence genome has a segment encoding these proteins:
- the BCL2L14 gene encoding apoptosis facilitator Bcl-2-like protein 14 isoform X1, translating into MRASMCTTSACDLEDIPLDDDDPDSMEFKILEFYVKHHVFKNTSAVLSPKPLRTRSLSQRGPGPAIEAWAQGPWPCSNSQSSEKAVHLAKKKSSWRTLFGVVEKEDDSQSSPPEIRAQGQRAGKPQSGPRSHQRPLPLSTAERRLEHQAVDPKVVSIANRVAEIVYSWPPPEEQHNLLKGGGFQSTGTVVRQGLRFQGPQPKATSAKKDGEDQTIAKIVELLKYSGDQLERELKKDKALMNSFQDGLTYPVFKTITDQFLRGVDTRGESEVKVHSFKAALAIDAMSKLTAVDNHPMNKVLGFGAKYLKENFTPWIQQHGGWEKVLGVSDKEVERRSHEEVD; encoded by the exons ATGAG GGCCTCCATGTGTACCACCAGCGCCTGTGACCTGGAGGACATCCCCCTGGATGACGATGACCCAGACAGCATGGAATTCAAAATCCTGGAGTTCTACGTCAAACACCATGTCTTCAAGAACACCTCTGCTGTCCTCTCACCAAAGCCCCTGAGAACAAGAAGTTTGTCCCAGAGAGGACCGGGGCCAGCAATCGAGGCCTGGGCTCAGGGGCCATGGCCGTGCAGTAATTCCCAATCCAGCGAGAAGGCCGTACACCTTGCCAAGAAGAAGTCGTCTTGGAGAACACTCTTCGGAGTAGTGGAGAAGGAGGATGATTCACAGAGCTCACCTCCGGAGATCCGTGCTCAGGGGCAAAGGGCCGGCAAACCTCAGAGCGGTCCCCGTAGTCATCAGCGGCCTCTGCCCCTCTCTACAGCGGAACGGCGCTTAGAGCACCAAG CTGTGGACCCCAAAGTCGTTTCCATCGCCAACCGAGTTGCTGAAATTGTTTACTCCTGGCCGCCACCAGAAGAGCAGCACAACCTCTTAAAGGGAGGAGGCTTCCAGTCCACGGGGACTGTCGTACGACAGGGTCTCCGGTTCCAGGGCCCCCAGCCTAAAGCCACAAGTGCGAAGAAAG ATGGAGAAGACCAAACTATAGCCAAAATCGTTGAGCTGCTGAAATATTCAGGGGATCAATTGGAAAGAGAG CTGAAGAAAGACAAGGCTTTGATGAACAGCTTCCAGGATGGGCTGACCTACCCTGTTTTCAAGACCATCACAGACCAGTTCCTAAGGGGTGTGGACACCAGAGGAGAATCAGAGGTCAAAGTTCACAGCTTTAAGGCTGCTCTTGCAATAGACGCCATGTCCAAGCTCACAGCTGTCGACAACCACCCCATGAACAAGGTGCTGGGCTTTGGAGCCAAGTACCTGAAAGAGAACTTCACGCCCTGGATCCAGCAGCACGGTGGATGG
- the BCL2L14 gene encoding apoptosis facilitator Bcl-2-like protein 14 isoform X2: MCTTSACDLEDIPLDDDDPDSMEFKILEFYVKHHVFKNTSAVLSPKPLRTRSLSQRGPGPAIEAWAQGPWPCSNSQSSEKAVHLAKKKSSWRTLFGVVEKEDDSQSSPPEIRAQGQRAGKPQSGPRSHQRPLPLSTAERRLEHQAVDPKVVSIANRVAEIVYSWPPPEEQHNLLKGGGFQSTGTVVRQGLRFQGPQPKATSAKKDGEDQTIAKIVELLKYSGDQLERELKKDKALMNSFQDGLTYPVFKTITDQFLRGVDTRGESEVKVHSFKAALAIDAMSKLTAVDNHPMNKVLGFGAKYLKENFTPWIQQHGGWEKVLGVSDKEVERRSHEEVD; this comes from the exons ATGTGTACCACCAGCGCCTGTGACCTGGAGGACATCCCCCTGGATGACGATGACCCAGACAGCATGGAATTCAAAATCCTGGAGTTCTACGTCAAACACCATGTCTTCAAGAACACCTCTGCTGTCCTCTCACCAAAGCCCCTGAGAACAAGAAGTTTGTCCCAGAGAGGACCGGGGCCAGCAATCGAGGCCTGGGCTCAGGGGCCATGGCCGTGCAGTAATTCCCAATCCAGCGAGAAGGCCGTACACCTTGCCAAGAAGAAGTCGTCTTGGAGAACACTCTTCGGAGTAGTGGAGAAGGAGGATGATTCACAGAGCTCACCTCCGGAGATCCGTGCTCAGGGGCAAAGGGCCGGCAAACCTCAGAGCGGTCCCCGTAGTCATCAGCGGCCTCTGCCCCTCTCTACAGCGGAACGGCGCTTAGAGCACCAAG CTGTGGACCCCAAAGTCGTTTCCATCGCCAACCGAGTTGCTGAAATTGTTTACTCCTGGCCGCCACCAGAAGAGCAGCACAACCTCTTAAAGGGAGGAGGCTTCCAGTCCACGGGGACTGTCGTACGACAGGGTCTCCGGTTCCAGGGCCCCCAGCCTAAAGCCACAAGTGCGAAGAAAG ATGGAGAAGACCAAACTATAGCCAAAATCGTTGAGCTGCTGAAATATTCAGGGGATCAATTGGAAAGAGAG CTGAAGAAAGACAAGGCTTTGATGAACAGCTTCCAGGATGGGCTGACCTACCCTGTTTTCAAGACCATCACAGACCAGTTCCTAAGGGGTGTGGACACCAGAGGAGAATCAGAGGTCAAAGTTCACAGCTTTAAGGCTGCTCTTGCAATAGACGCCATGTCCAAGCTCACAGCTGTCGACAACCACCCCATGAACAAGGTGCTGGGCTTTGGAGCCAAGTACCTGAAAGAGAACTTCACGCCCTGGATCCAGCAGCACGGTGGATGG